The Chloroflexi bacterium ADurb.Bin180 region AGATGCCGACGTGGTTCTGTTTATCTACCGCGATGAGCAGTATGATACTGACACGGACCGCAAGAACATCGCCGACATTCTGATCGCCAAGCACCGCAATGGCCCTACGGGCCAGATCTCGCTACGCTTTGTCAGCGAGCAAACCAAGTTCACTGACCTTGATACCTATCACGACGAACTCGGCTACGTTCCCGAGCCTGAGGCGACATGAGCTTTTCTGGTTTTCCCGGCGGCAGACTGGCCCAGACGCCCCTGCCCAACCTGCTGTTCAGCGAGCTGATTCCCCAGATAGATGACCTCGGAGAGCTCAAGACAACACTGCACATCTTGTGGTTGCTGTCTCGGAAGCGCGGCGAGCCGCGCTTTGTCACCCTGCAGGAGCTGCAGGGCGACAGCACCCTGGCCCGCAGCCTGAGCGGTCTGGCCGCTACACCGGCAGAGGCCATTGAGGCCAGCCTGAAAAAAGCCGTTGGCAGGGGCACCCTGCTCCATCTGCTGAGCGAAAGCGGTCTGGACCACATCTACCTGCTGAACAGTCCTCAGGGACGCCGCACCGCCGAAAAGGCCGAGTTGGGCGAACTGCAGCTCGCCAGCAGTACACTGCACATCGAGCCGGCCGTGCCGTCTGAGCGGCCCAACATCTTTGTGCTCTATGAGCAGAATATCGGTCTGCTGCAACCGATGATCGCCCAGGAACTGGAAGAAGCCGAGCGCACCTACTCGCCAGAGTGGATCGAAGACGCGTTTCGCATCGCCATCGAGAACAATGTCCGTAACTGGAAATACATCCGGCGCATTCTAGAGCGCTGGGCAGCCGAAGGCCGCGACGACGGGACGACCACTCAGTCTCGCTCCCGCGGGGGGGACAAATCGCGTGACAGAACCTGGTACACCGAAGAAGAAGCCCGCAAGTTCATCCAGCGCTGAGTGCCCGCTTTGCCACGGGGTCGGGTTTGTCCGTCGCGACGTGCCACCGGGACACCCCGATTTTGGTCAGGCCATTCCCTGCCGTTGTATCGCCGTTCAGAGGCAACAGCGTCGAATCTCGGCTTTGCTGGAGGCCAGCAATCTGGGCCTCCTAACACGCATGACCTTTGATACCTTTAAACCAAACGGTCACGGTCTCAACCCGCATATGCAGGATAACCTGCGCAAAGCTTATGAGAAGGCCCGCTCCTACGCCGCAAACCCCCAGGGGTGGCTTGTCTTCCGGGGCAGCTATGGCTGCGGCAAGACCCATCTCGCTGCGGCCATCGCCAATGAACAGGTGGCCCGCGGCAACTCGGTGCTCTTCGTCGTTGTGCCGGACCTGTTGGACTACCTCAGGGCTGCCTTTGCGCCTAGTAGCTCCGCCACCTTTGACCAGCGCTTTGAAGCACTGCGCACTGCGCCCCTCCTGATTCTCGAC contains the following coding sequences:
- a CDS encoding Replication initiation and membrane attachment, which produces MSFSGFPGGRLAQTPLPNLLFSELIPQIDDLGELKTTLHILWLLSRKRGEPRFVTLQELQGDSTLARSLSGLAATPAEAIEASLKKAVGRGTLLHLLSESGLDHIYLLNSPQGRRTAEKAELGELQLASSTLHIEPAVPSERPNIFVLYEQNIGLLQPMIAQELEEAERTYSPEWIEDAFRIAIENNVRNWKYIRRILERWAAEGRDDGTTTQSRSRGGDKSRDRTWYTEEEARKFIQR